Proteins encoded in a region of the Micropterus dolomieu isolate WLL.071019.BEF.003 ecotype Adirondacks linkage group LG09, ASM2129224v1, whole genome shotgun sequence genome:
- the lrrc71 gene encoding leucine-rich repeat-containing protein 71 isoform X5, which translates to MKDIPAVITKQPASSTAETEGGDTEDTQSQTNAAPLWSKPCLQVELETEDPLSTKSLKASDFLSHLQPSGWKVDEQIARVLQKMLPSLNKLQNLQFWQAGLTDRMVISLMNTTSLCSNLSAVTLEGNALPEQSYHLLLSEDSNLTHLSLRNNRIGDEGARVIGTALSTTRSANKSLMSLNLAFNSIGDAGAAHIAQGLRLNRALLFLSLSNNQIGDSGAAHLAAILGEFALTHEEVVERRKLLLERKQSPFRGDVDQSPAGHLTSGPSSTSLSKGTSKKKEASKKDEKPAANTENPKSNKKSSDIKVPQSKGGKLGGKEKPLSAQEDKSITTPNEEEAVEIVNPLLDQSVQHRDGEIFLPGNRTLTSLNLAGNRITEKSLPLFLKSLEMQGEGGGLLRLCLQRNHFPPECECYVKIKELMTLTDPVERNSSEQTEEEGHGA; encoded by the exons ATGAAGGATATCCCAGCTGTCATCACCAAACAACCAGCCTCCTCCACTGCTGAAACTGAAGGAGGAGACACGG AAGACACCCAGTCACAGACAAATGCTGCACCTTTGTGGTCTAAACCATGCCTCCAAGTGGAGCTGGAGACCGAAGACCCCCTCAGCACAAAGAGCCTGAAAGCTTCTG ACTTCCTGAGCCATCTGCAACCATCAG GATGGAAGGTAGATGAGCAGATTGCCAGAGTGCTACAGAAGATGCTTCCCTCCTTGAACAAGCTACAAAACCTTCA GTTTTGGCAGGCGGGACTGACAGATCGAATGGTaatctccctcatgaacacaacatcactgtgctCCAACCTCAG TGCTGTGACATTGGAGGGCAACGCTCTTCCAGAGCAGAGCTACCACCTTCTTCTCTCTGAAGACAGCAA CCTCACACACTTGTCCCTGCGAAATAACCGGATAGGAGATGAAGGTGCTCGTGTAATTGGGACGGCTCTCTCAACGACCAGATCTGCCAATAAGAGCCTCATGTCACTCAACCTGGCATTCAATTCTATTGGTGATGCCGGTGCTGCACATATCGCACAG GGCCTGCGGTTGAATCGTGCAttgctctttctctcactctccaaCAATCAGATTGGAGACTCCGGAGCTGCTCATCTAGCTGCG ATACTAGGCGAGTTTGCCCTAACTCATGAAGAAGTTGTGGAGAGGAGAAAGCTGCTTCTGGAAAGAAAGCAGTCACCTTTTAGGGGCGATGTTGACCAGTCGCCTGCTGGCCATCTTACCTCAGGTCCCAGTAGCACTTCACTGAGCAAAGGCACCTCCAAAAAAAAG gaaGCATCAAAAAAAGACGAGAAACCAGCTGCCAACACAGAGAACCCAAAGTCTAACAAGAAAT CCTCTGATATAAAGGTGCCTCAAAGTAAAGGTGGAAAGCTGGGAGGCAAGGAGAAACCACTATCTGCACAGGAG gaTAAATCAATTACTACCCCGAATGAG GAAGAGGCGGTGGAAATAGTGAACCCCCTGCTGGACCAGTCGGTGCAGCACAGGGATGGTGAGATTTTTCTGCCTGGGAACAGGACTCTCACCTCCCTCAACCTTGCAG gAAACAGAATTACAGAGAAGTCGCTGCCTCTGTTCCTGAAGTCACTAGAGATGCAGGGTGAGGGAGGAGGCCTGCTGCgtctctgtctgcag AGAAACCACTTCCCACCAGAGTGTGAGTGCTATGTGAAGATAAAGGAACTGATGACACTCACAGATCCAGTCGAAAGAAATAGCTCTGAGCAGACAGAAGAGGAAGGACATGGGGCATAG
- the lrrc71 gene encoding leucine-rich repeat-containing protein 71 isoform X6 has product MPPSGAGDRRPPQHKEPESFCHLQPSGWKVDEQIARVLQKMLPSLNKLQNLQFWQAGLTDRMVISLMNTTSLCSNLSAVTLEGNALPEQSYHLLLSEDSNLTHLSLRNNRIGDEGARVIGTALSTTRSANKSLMSLNLAFNSIGDAGAAHIAQGLRLNRALLFLSLSNNQIGDSGAAHLAAILGEFALTHEEVVERRKLLLERKQSPFRGDVDQSPAGHLTSGPSSTSLSKGTSKKKEASKKDEKPAANTENPKSNKKSSDIKVPQSKGGKLGGKEKPLSAQEDKSITTPNEEEAVEIVNPLLDQSVQHRDGEIFLPGNRTLTSLNLAGNRITEKSLPLFLKSLEMQGEGGGLLRLCLQRNHFPPECECYVKIKELMTLTDPVERNSSEQTEEEGHGA; this is encoded by the exons ATGCCTCCAAGTGGAGCTGGAGACCGAAGACCCCCTCAGCACAAAGAGCCTGAAAGCTTCTG CCATCTGCAACCATCAG GATGGAAGGTAGATGAGCAGATTGCCAGAGTGCTACAGAAGATGCTTCCCTCCTTGAACAAGCTACAAAACCTTCA GTTTTGGCAGGCGGGACTGACAGATCGAATGGTaatctccctcatgaacacaacatcactgtgctCCAACCTCAG TGCTGTGACATTGGAGGGCAACGCTCTTCCAGAGCAGAGCTACCACCTTCTTCTCTCTGAAGACAGCAA CCTCACACACTTGTCCCTGCGAAATAACCGGATAGGAGATGAAGGTGCTCGTGTAATTGGGACGGCTCTCTCAACGACCAGATCTGCCAATAAGAGCCTCATGTCACTCAACCTGGCATTCAATTCTATTGGTGATGCCGGTGCTGCACATATCGCACAG GGCCTGCGGTTGAATCGTGCAttgctctttctctcactctccaaCAATCAGATTGGAGACTCCGGAGCTGCTCATCTAGCTGCG ATACTAGGCGAGTTTGCCCTAACTCATGAAGAAGTTGTGGAGAGGAGAAAGCTGCTTCTGGAAAGAAAGCAGTCACCTTTTAGGGGCGATGTTGACCAGTCGCCTGCTGGCCATCTTACCTCAGGTCCCAGTAGCACTTCACTGAGCAAAGGCACCTCCAAAAAAAAG gaaGCATCAAAAAAAGACGAGAAACCAGCTGCCAACACAGAGAACCCAAAGTCTAACAAGAAAT CCTCTGATATAAAGGTGCCTCAAAGTAAAGGTGGAAAGCTGGGAGGCAAGGAGAAACCACTATCTGCACAGGAG gaTAAATCAATTACTACCCCGAATGAG GAAGAGGCGGTGGAAATAGTGAACCCCCTGCTGGACCAGTCGGTGCAGCACAGGGATGGTGAGATTTTTCTGCCTGGGAACAGGACTCTCACCTCCCTCAACCTTGCAG gAAACAGAATTACAGAGAAGTCGCTGCCTCTGTTCCTGAAGTCACTAGAGATGCAGGGTGAGGGAGGAGGCCTGCTGCgtctctgtctgcag AGAAACCACTTCCCACCAGAGTGTGAGTGCTATGTGAAGATAAAGGAACTGATGACACTCACAGATCCAGTCGAAAGAAATAGCTCTGAGCAGACAGAAGAGGAAGGACATGGGGCATAG